Proteins encoded together in one Sphingobium sp. MI1205 window:
- a CDS encoding response regulator transcription factor → MGNKRVVHIVDDEETIRKALSFTLRTAGFAVEAYASGPEFLLSAEDAEKGCVVLDMHMPDMDGLQVQAELTRRGIDMPVVVLTGNGDPTLAVQAMKAGAADFLAKPVEKAALLGAIDRGFSWLESIARRASEQADALSKAARLTQRERAVLRGISRGYPNSLIADELGVTSRTVELHRASLMIKLNAQSLPDLLRIAFAVDLHESTENGHP, encoded by the coding sequence ATGGGGAACAAGCGCGTCGTGCATATCGTCGATGACGAAGAGACAATACGAAAAGCACTAAGTTTCACGTTGCGGACCGCAGGGTTTGCCGTAGAAGCCTACGCTTCGGGGCCGGAGTTTCTGTTGAGCGCAGAGGACGCCGAGAAAGGCTGCGTGGTTCTCGACATGCACATGCCCGACATGGACGGCCTGCAGGTTCAGGCGGAGCTGACGCGACGCGGTATCGACATGCCCGTCGTGGTGCTGACGGGCAATGGCGATCCTACGCTCGCCGTACAGGCGATGAAGGCGGGCGCTGCCGACTTTCTCGCCAAACCGGTCGAGAAGGCCGCTTTGCTCGGCGCGATCGACCGCGGCTTCAGCTGGCTTGAGAGTATAGCCCGTCGTGCCTCCGAACAGGCCGACGCTCTTTCGAAAGCCGCGAGACTGACGCAGCGCGAACGGGCCGTTCTGAGAGGAATTTCGCGAGGCTATCCAAATAGCCTTATCGCAGATGAACTCGGCGTCACGTCGCGCACGGTCGAGCTGCATCGGGCCAGTCTGATGATCAAACTCAACGCGCAAAGCCTGCCCGACCTGTTGCGGATCGCTTTCGCCGTCGACCTGCACGAATCGACCGAAAACGGGCACCCCTAA
- a CDS encoding phosphoribosyltransferase family protein translates to MRQDIRFHAGEAVTSRTFAAILSRHLDWLVTVDPHLHRYHELSEIYRIPTQVVHAAPFLASWIKRNVARPLIIGPDLESEQWVSQVAADADAPFLVCEKIRSGDRHVTISIPNAPAFLDRQPVLVDDIASSGRTLTEAARQLVGMGFARPDCVVVHPLFAGDAAQVLGGLVERIVSTNAVAHASNDIDVMPAIAEAVRHRIEWRAARQF, encoded by the coding sequence ATGCGCCAGGACATACGCTTCCATGCCGGCGAGGCGGTGACGTCGCGAACCTTTGCTGCGATCCTGTCTCGCCATCTCGACTGGCTGGTGACGGTCGATCCGCATCTCCATCGCTACCATGAATTGTCGGAAATCTACCGCATCCCAACCCAGGTTGTTCATGCCGCGCCGTTTTTGGCCTCGTGGATCAAGCGCAATGTCGCTCGCCCGCTGATCATCGGTCCGGACCTGGAAAGCGAACAGTGGGTCTCGCAGGTGGCGGCCGATGCCGATGCTCCGTTTCTCGTGTGCGAGAAAATCCGATCCGGCGACCGTCACGTCACCATCTCGATTCCGAATGCCCCAGCGTTTCTCGATCGCCAGCCGGTGCTGGTCGACGATATCGCCTCATCCGGTCGGACCCTCACCGAGGCGGCGCGCCAACTGGTCGGCATGGGGTTCGCGCGACCGGATTGCGTGGTCGTGCATCCGCTTTTTGCCGGCGATGCAGCGCAGGTTCTGGGTGGGCTTGTCGAAAGGATCGTCAGCACGAACGCGGTTGCACATGCGTCGAATGATATAGACGTCATGCCAGCGATCGCGGAGGCCGTTCGCCACCGGATTGAATGGCGTGCTGCGCGTCAGTTCTAA